One Methylophilus sp. TWE2 DNA segment encodes these proteins:
- a CDS encoding FdhF/YdeP family oxidoreductase has product MSQPKATIKPYHHPAAGWGALKQVAAQLALQKIPVKGVMTLLAQNQPDGFDCPGCAWPDKEHTSTFEFCENGVKAVAAEATAKRVPPAFFAKHTVTELMGWGDFELENEGRLTHPMRYNAATDKYEEVSWDDAFALIASHLNALADPNEAIFYTSGRAGNEAAFLYQLFVREFGTNNFPDCSNLCHESTSIALPATVGIGKGSVTLHDFEHADTILIFGQNPATNHPRMLGELREAAKRGARIVAINPLKERGLERFADPQSPFDMLSFKGSKISDLFIQPKLGGDLALIKGMIKFVIQWDDEAIKHGSERVVDVDFINQHTNNFEAIAEDARQESWAVIVKESGVPLAQIEEIARIYATGDRVISTWGMGITQHKHGVATIKTLVNLMLLRGNIGKEGAGLCPVRGHSNVQGNRTVGIYEKMPAEFLESLERVFDIKVPRTPGYDAVGAIQAMIDGKARVFFGLGGNFSIATPDTDRTWEGMRNCDLTAHVTTKLNRSHLVHGKEALILPCLGRTEIDTQESGPQGVTVEDSMSMVHISYGMNKPASPHLLSEPAIVARLAHATLKHSKTPWLEFIKDYSKIRDAIEQTMPVAFKDYNERIKVPGGFRMPVPSSERIWNTPSGKAEFTLQAIPQNSPIHQAREQYGDQLFVLMTTRSHDQYNTTIYGMDDRYRGVFGQRRVVFMNPADIERMGLQAGDWVNLVSVWQDGITRRANNFLVVSYDIPQGCLSGYYPETNNLVPLESVADQSRTPTSKSIPVIIEKTKSTEVANAA; this is encoded by the coding sequence ATGTCACAACCTAAAGCTACCATCAAACCATATCACCACCCGGCCGCCGGTTGGGGGGCGTTAAAACAAGTGGCTGCGCAACTCGCGCTGCAAAAAATCCCTGTGAAGGGTGTGATGACCCTGCTGGCGCAAAACCAGCCGGATGGCTTTGACTGTCCTGGCTGCGCTTGGCCAGATAAAGAGCATACCTCTACCTTTGAGTTCTGTGAAAACGGCGTGAAGGCCGTGGCTGCAGAAGCGACTGCCAAGCGCGTACCGCCAGCGTTTTTTGCCAAACACACCGTCACTGAGCTGATGGGGTGGGGAGATTTTGAGCTGGAAAATGAAGGCCGATTGACGCACCCCATGCGGTATAACGCGGCCACGGACAAGTATGAAGAAGTTTCCTGGGACGACGCATTCGCGTTGATTGCATCGCACCTCAATGCCTTGGCAGACCCCAATGAGGCGATTTTCTATACCTCAGGCCGTGCCGGGAATGAGGCAGCTTTTCTTTATCAATTGTTTGTACGTGAGTTTGGCACCAACAACTTCCCTGATTGCTCTAACCTATGCCATGAATCGACCAGCATTGCCTTGCCTGCTACGGTCGGCATAGGCAAGGGTTCAGTCACATTGCATGATTTTGAGCATGCGGACACTATTCTGATTTTTGGCCAGAACCCGGCCACCAATCATCCCCGTATGCTCGGCGAATTGCGCGAGGCCGCTAAGCGCGGTGCGCGTATCGTAGCAATTAACCCGCTCAAAGAGCGCGGCCTGGAACGTTTTGCCGACCCGCAAAGCCCGTTTGATATGCTGTCGTTCAAGGGCAGCAAGATCAGTGACTTGTTTATCCAGCCTAAGTTGGGCGGCGATTTGGCGCTGATCAAGGGCATGATCAAATTTGTCATCCAGTGGGATGACGAAGCGATCAAGCATGGCAGTGAGCGTGTGGTGGACGTGGATTTTATTAACCAGCACACCAACAATTTTGAGGCGATTGCCGAAGATGCCCGCCAGGAAAGCTGGGCTGTGATTGTCAAAGAGTCTGGCGTCCCCTTGGCGCAGATTGAGGAAATCGCACGCATTTATGCCACGGGTGATCGAGTGATTTCTACTTGGGGCATGGGCATTACCCAGCACAAGCATGGCGTGGCCACCATCAAGACCCTGGTCAATTTAATGCTGTTGCGCGGCAATATCGGCAAGGAAGGTGCTGGCCTGTGCCCGGTGCGCGGTCATAGCAATGTGCAGGGCAACCGCACGGTAGGCATTTACGAGAAGATGCCAGCAGAATTCCTCGAAAGCCTGGAGCGCGTGTTTGATATCAAAGTGCCCAGAACGCCGGGTTATGATGCAGTGGGGGCTATCCAGGCCATGATAGATGGTAAGGCCAGGGTATTCTTTGGCCTGGGCGGTAATTTCTCCATCGCTACGCCTGACACCGACCGCACCTGGGAAGGCATGCGCAATTGCGATTTGACGGCGCATGTGACCACCAAACTGAACCGCAGCCATCTGGTGCATGGTAAAGAAGCGCTGATCCTGCCATGCCTGGGCCGAACCGAAATCGATACCCAGGAAAGCGGCCCGCAAGGCGTGACCGTGGAAGACTCCATGAGCATGGTGCATATCTCTTACGGCATGAACAAGCCAGCCTCACCGCATTTGCTGTCTGAGCCAGCGATTGTGGCCCGCCTGGCGCATGCCACGCTCAAACACAGCAAAACACCGTGGCTGGAATTCATCAAGGATTACAGCAAAATCCGCGATGCCATTGAGCAGACCATGCCGGTGGCCTTCAAGGATTACAACGAGCGCATCAAGGTGCCTGGTGGATTCCGCATGCCAGTACCTTCCAGCGAACGCATCTGGAATACGCCTTCTGGCAAGGCCGAGTTCACCTTACAGGCCATCCCGCAAAACTCGCCTATCCACCAGGCGCGTGAGCAATATGGCGACCAGTTGTTTGTACTCATGACGACGCGCTCACATGACCAATACAACACGACCATTTATGGCATGGATGACCGCTACCGCGGCGTGTTTGGCCAGCGCCGCGTGGTGTTTATGAACCCTGCAGATATTGAGCGCATGGGGCTGCAAGCAGGCGACTGGGTCAACCTGGTGAGTGTCTGGCAGGATGGCATTACCCGCCGCGCAAATAATTTCCTGGTAGTGTCTTACGACATCCCGCAGGGCTGCCTGAGCGGCTACTACCCCGAAACCAATAACCTGGTGCCTTTAGAGAGTGTGGCTGACCAGTCACGTACGCCTACGTCTAAATCCATCCCCGTCATCATCGAGAAAACGAAATCAACAGAGGTCGCCAATGCTGCGTGA
- a CDS encoding helix-turn-helix domain-containing protein, whose protein sequence is MLREYDAYPEQALEASSQVETSVEEGFLSEYVPLDNSTVLMLGILELLHAEHAQGRAAVSLAVICKRLGVRMSTLQRLMTALSEQALVEVVTQKDRLVASLTKNGEEVALALQAS, encoded by the coding sequence ATGCTGCGTGAGTATGATGCCTATCCAGAGCAGGCATTAGAAGCATCTTCCCAGGTAGAAACTTCTGTCGAGGAAGGCTTCCTTTCAGAATATGTCCCTCTCGATAACAGTACGGTATTGATGCTGGGTATTCTGGAGTTGCTGCATGCTGAACATGCACAAGGCAGGGCGGCTGTCTCGCTGGCCGTCATCTGCAAACGGCTGGGCGTTCGCATGAGTACCCTGCAACGCTTGATGACCGCGTTAAGTGAACAGGCCTTGGTCGAAGTGGTCACGCAAAAAGACCGCCTGGTAGCCAGCCTGACCAAAAACGGTGAGGAAGTGGCACTGGCTTTGCAGGCCTCTTAA
- a CDS encoding PLP-dependent aminotransferase family protein produces the protein MKLYVSFAARIRAMIDEGVLRPGERIFSVRQASQKYELSISTVLRAYLLLEQEGVISSHPQSGYYVTPRKRLQQKQASPLAKDINLSEIDASKLVLTTLKSIREFGTVPLGSPFPDPQLFPLKRIHQYEKALTDDEGEWGVLSDLPPGNEFLRQQIARRYLVNGMDVSPDDIVITHGATEAITLCLQAVAKAGDTIALESPGYYALAHTVERLGMKVAEIRTDPESGIDLDALRAVTDNVRIAAVILTTNFQNPLGFVMPDDKKKALVAFLTEQNIPLIEDDVYSELYFSDAPPLPAKAFDQAGIVLHCSSFSKSLAPGYRVGWTTAGRYRQEVERLMFLNSLSLTSAPQIAIAKFMQRDSFEQHLKQLRHTLRSNYVLMRNVIEQTFPAGTQLSVPQGGYVIWVKLPPALDALELYRKAIDNGITVAPGTIFSRKKELTHYIRLNFSHLWTLAIEQAVRDVGALACEMIAADASVRN, from the coding sequence ATGAAGCTTTATGTCTCGTTCGCTGCCCGCATCCGCGCCATGATTGATGAAGGCGTGCTACGGCCCGGTGAACGGATTTTCTCGGTGCGCCAAGCCAGCCAGAAATATGAGCTCAGTATCAGCACCGTGTTACGCGCCTATCTGTTGCTCGAACAGGAAGGCGTCATCAGCAGCCATCCGCAATCCGGTTATTACGTCACGCCACGCAAGCGTTTGCAGCAAAAGCAAGCTTCCCCATTGGCCAAAGATATCAACCTGTCCGAGATTGATGCCAGCAAACTGGTGCTGACCACACTCAAATCCATCCGTGAATTTGGCACGGTGCCCCTGGGTTCACCGTTTCCGGATCCACAACTGTTTCCACTCAAGCGTATCCATCAATATGAAAAAGCACTCACCGATGATGAAGGAGAGTGGGGTGTACTCAGCGACTTGCCACCAGGCAATGAGTTCTTGCGCCAGCAGATTGCGCGGCGCTACTTGGTCAACGGTATGGATGTATCGCCGGACGATATTGTGATCACCCATGGTGCGACCGAGGCGATCACGCTTTGCCTGCAGGCAGTGGCTAAGGCTGGGGATACCATTGCGCTGGAATCGCCGGGCTACTATGCACTGGCTCACACGGTGGAACGTCTGGGCATGAAGGTGGCAGAAATCCGCACTGATCCTGAATCGGGGATAGACCTGGATGCGCTGCGTGCGGTCACGGATAATGTGCGGATTGCCGCGGTGATCCTCACCACGAACTTCCAGAATCCGCTAGGCTTTGTCATGCCCGATGACAAGAAAAAGGCCTTGGTGGCTTTCCTGACCGAACAGAATATCCCGCTGATTGAAGATGACGTGTATAGCGAACTGTATTTCAGTGACGCACCACCTTTACCGGCTAAAGCGTTTGATCAGGCAGGCATCGTGTTACATTGCTCCTCGTTTTCCAAATCCCTGGCGCCCGGTTACCGTGTGGGCTGGACGACTGCTGGACGCTACCGCCAGGAGGTTGAACGCCTGATGTTCCTGAATAGCCTGTCGCTGACGTCTGCCCCGCAGATCGCCATTGCAAAATTTATGCAGCGCGACAGTTTCGAGCAGCACCTGAAACAGTTGCGGCACACATTGCGCTCAAACTATGTATTGATGCGCAATGTCATTGAGCAGACTTTTCCTGCCGGGACGCAGCTGTCTGTGCCTCAGGGCGGCTATGTGATCTGGGTAAAACTGCCACCGGCACTGGATGCGCTTGAGCTATACCGCAAGGCCATCGACAATGGCATTACTGTTGCGCCTGGGACCATCTTTTCGCGCAAAAAAGAGCTGACCCACTACATCCGCCTCAATTTCAGTCACTTGTGGACACTGGCGATTGAGCAAGCAGTGCGTGATGTTGGCGCATTGGCTTGTGAAATGATTGCGGCTGACGCTTCAGTCAGAAATTAA